A genomic region of Paludisphaera rhizosphaerae contains the following coding sequences:
- a CDS encoding serine/threonine-protein kinase — translation MKLGPSAVTSAPVMDDRIRAAAAVADVAVGAVAPSPSNASGVDLEATRLHVPRDGVRPRPRPKTVPEPAAGPEWTESLIGRKIAQYRIIEDLGRGSMARVFKAWHLGLERTCALKIIDPHLVARRPMLRDQFWTEARSAANLVHPQVVTIHNLGSDAGLHFIEMEYVPGSVSLRDSLVKEGPFEAQRAARLVWQVVSALGAAHQAGMVHRDVKPANVLLTADGQAKLADFGLAQTRAKLSGANQPLAGTPTFMAPELFGGTPASPQSDIYAVGVMFYYLLTGRLPFTSDRIANLINLHQSEPVPDMKAILPGVHPGLVELVERCLSKAPADRFATAEQLGDAIQVLIHQLRDTEGIVRESLQGVDAFIQGTRDTFRIVLPQPGDRLQEVMVEVNEGEEGKDERYLSVFSVCGPADPNYYGYALALNSSLTYGSLSIRYVLGSPMLVMSRTFVRDRMRVSELRDAILEIAHNSDKIEAKMTRLDLY, via the coding sequence ATGAAATTAGGTCCCTCCGCGGTGACCTCTGCGCCGGTCATGGACGACCGCATCCGAGCCGCTGCGGCCGTCGCTGACGTCGCCGTCGGGGCAGTCGCGCCTTCGCCCTCGAACGCTTCTGGAGTCGATCTGGAAGCCACCCGCCTCCACGTTCCTCGGGACGGCGTCCGTCCCCGTCCCCGGCCGAAGACGGTCCCGGAGCCGGCCGCGGGGCCGGAATGGACAGAGAGCCTGATCGGTCGCAAGATCGCCCAGTATCGCATCATCGAGGACCTTGGACGGGGCTCGATGGCCCGCGTGTTCAAGGCCTGGCACCTGGGCCTGGAACGCACCTGCGCCCTCAAGATCATCGACCCGCATCTGGTCGCCCGTCGGCCGATGCTTCGCGACCAGTTCTGGACCGAGGCCCGGTCGGCGGCCAATCTCGTTCACCCTCAGGTCGTCACGATCCATAACCTCGGCTCGGACGCCGGCCTCCACTTCATCGAGATGGAGTACGTGCCGGGGAGCGTCAGCCTTCGCGACTCGCTCGTGAAGGAGGGCCCGTTCGAGGCCCAGCGGGCGGCAAGGCTCGTCTGGCAGGTGGTCTCGGCGCTCGGCGCGGCCCACCAGGCGGGGATGGTCCATCGCGACGTCAAGCCGGCCAACGTCCTGCTGACGGCCGACGGCCAGGCCAAGCTGGCCGACTTCGGGTTGGCCCAGACCCGGGCGAAGCTCTCCGGAGCCAATCAGCCGCTCGCGGGGACGCCGACCTTCATGGCGCCGGAGCTTTTCGGCGGCACCCCGGCGAGCCCCCAGTCGGACATCTACGCCGTCGGCGTGATGTTCTACTACCTGCTGACCGGCCGCCTGCCGTTCACCTCCGACCGGATCGCGAATCTGATCAACCTGCATCAGAGCGAGCCCGTGCCGGATATGAAGGCGATCCTGCCGGGCGTCCATCCGGGGCTGGTCGAACTCGTTGAACGCTGCCTGTCCAAGGCGCCGGCCGACCGGTTCGCCACGGCCGAACAACTCGGCGACGCGATTCAGGTCCTGATCCACCAGCTTCGCGACACCGAGGGGATCGTCCGCGAGAGCCTGCAGGGCGTGGACGCCTTCATCCAGGGGACGCGCGACACCTTCCGGATCGTGCTCCCACAGCCCGGCGACCGCCTCCAGGAGGTCATGGTCGAGGTGAACGAGGGCGAAGAGGGGAAGGACGAGCGTTACCTCTCCGTCTTCTCCGTCTGCGGCCCGGCCGACCCGAACTACTACGGCTACGCCCTGGCCCTCAACAGCAGCCTGACCTACGGCAGCCTCTCGATCCGCTACGTGCTGGGCTCGCCGATGCTCGTCATGTCGCGGACCTTCGTCCGGGACCGGATGCGGGTGAGCGAGCTTCGCGACGCGATCCTGGAGATCGCCCACAACTCCGACAAGATCGAGGCCAAGATGACGCGGCTGGACCTCTACTGA
- a CDS encoding RNA polymerase sigma factor, giving the protein MTRTMDSTGAALEVLFERGSLGDDGDGRLLDRFATARDEEAEAAFRVLVARHGPMVLGVCRRILGDEHDAQDAAQAVFLILARRAGAIRSRESAAGWLYRVARRTALRLRRETARRREVAWNDGADASSPDAASHAERTEARDGIHQELDRLPERYRSALILCHLEGLTCEQASRRLRCAARTVETRLHRGRARLRERLLRRGLAPSLVLAALAREASAAPPSSWVQGTIRASLAFAQSPRSVAIAQATAAGPLALGVLKMMSIRQAATTVAASLAFGILAAGGLWAHGVAQDAPKPPRTTAPQPPKKAETKELALDDGKDAGRRSIGGSGHAVRFEAPNDASTLVKVKVHGARYGTPRPPREDFIVFLCDDKFQKLAEFPFRYEKFERGDAKWVTLDVSPTKLPKTFYLGVDFDPGPTKGVYVSHDDKKSDRSVVGLPGEKPEPFEKGNWMIRAVLAPES; this is encoded by the coding sequence ATGACGCGAACGATGGATTCGACAGGTGCGGCGCTGGAGGTCCTCTTCGAGAGGGGGTCGCTCGGCGACGACGGCGACGGCCGACTGCTCGATCGATTCGCGACGGCTCGCGATGAGGAGGCCGAGGCCGCGTTCCGCGTCCTGGTCGCCCGCCACGGGCCGATGGTCCTGGGCGTCTGCCGCCGCATCCTCGGCGACGAACACGACGCACAGGACGCCGCCCAGGCGGTCTTCCTGATCCTGGCTCGTCGCGCCGGGGCGATCCGGAGTCGCGAGTCGGCGGCCGGTTGGCTCTATCGCGTGGCCCGTCGCACGGCTTTGAGGTTGCGCAGGGAGACGGCGCGGCGCCGCGAGGTCGCCTGGAACGATGGCGCGGACGCTTCGTCGCCCGACGCTGCATCCCACGCCGAACGCACGGAGGCTCGCGACGGCATCCATCAGGAGCTGGATCGACTCCCTGAGCGTTACCGCTCCGCGCTGATCCTCTGCCACCTCGAAGGGCTGACCTGCGAGCAGGCGTCTCGGCGATTGCGATGCGCCGCGAGGACGGTGGAGACCCGGCTGCACCGCGGCCGGGCCCGCCTTCGCGAGCGGTTGCTCCGCCGCGGCCTGGCCCCGTCGCTCGTGCTGGCGGCCCTCGCCCGTGAGGCTTCGGCCGCACCGCCTTCCTCATGGGTCCAGGGGACGATCCGGGCTTCGCTCGCGTTCGCTCAAAGCCCTCGGTCCGTCGCGATCGCCCAGGCGACGGCGGCCGGCCCCCTTGCGTTAGGAGTCCTCAAAATGATGTCCATCCGACAGGCCGCGACGACCGTCGCCGCTTCCCTGGCCTTCGGCATCCTCGCCGCCGGCGGCCTCTGGGCCCACGGCGTGGCCCAGGACGCGCCGAAGCCGCCGCGAACGACGGCCCCGCAACCCCCGAAGAAGGCAGAGACGAAGGAACTCGCCCTGGACGACGGCAAGGACGCGGGCCGTCGGAGCATCGGCGGCTCGGGCCACGCCGTCCGATTCGAGGCGCCCAACGACGCCTCCACCCTCGTCAAGGTTAAGGTCCACGGCGCGCGCTACGGGACGCCCCGCCCTCCGCGCGAGGACTTCATCGTCTTCCTCTGCGACGACAAGTTTCAGAAGCTCGCCGAGTTCCCCTTCCGCTACGAGAAGTTCGAACGCGGCGACGCCAAGTGGGTCACGCTCGACGTCTCACCCACGAAGCTGCCGAAGACCTTCTACCTCGGCGTCGACTTCGACCCAGGACCGACGAAGGGAGTCTACGTCAGCCACGACGACAAGAAGTCGGACCGATCCGTCGTCGGCCTTCCGGGCGAGAAGCCCGAGCCCTTCGAGAAAGGGAACTGGATGATCCGCGCGGTCCTCGCGCCGGAATCGTGA
- a CDS encoding SpoIVB peptidase S55 domain-containing protein, with protein MRSMTVRRVGVLLLGIVWLTASFATSRADEPDARMYWDVKDLKPGMKGIGRTVMVGTKLEEFGAEVLGVMRDVSPGRDMILCRLTGCNLEHAGIIQGMSGSPIYIDGKLVGAVAFAWEFAKDPIAGVTPFQQMVQYVRASDRRMAAEALDKAVPAPIHASVSYQIETPDADPSRLEMPLRVSGGGAGMIPIATPLAASGFSPRALSMLDSSLRPLGMAPMSGGRAADEVVKCEGDKPFQPGSPLSIAMVMGDFDLSGIGTVTHVEGDRVYGFGHPMFSLGNCAFPMMTGYIHTVYPRASVSMKMGSPLKVVGVVDADVSTGVAGRIGAKPDMLPMSVRVKTGKYADARTYRVQMVREPSLVSSFVTAVLTSAIDTEGNLPDELTAHFRADVKIQGRETVTLRDTFSGPRYTGSMGASALFGPLGSIVNILVRNPMAPVRIESIDCDVEIEDGRRVASIETVRLQSNNVEPGGTLRAYVTLKPYKGERQVVEAAVKIPDDFPEGNHEALVCDLVNSARRRFKNDPVLNEPRDLDGILASLKMQTQPKRTEVYLHVQTPDKGLAVNGAALPNLPASARAVFSSKRQAPAQAIRSDLIQAAATPWVVEGSQTLQFTVAKDAGLSLSLK; from the coding sequence ATGCGTTCGATGACGGTCCGGCGAGTCGGAGTGCTGCTGTTGGGGATTGTTTGGCTGACGGCGTCGTTCGCGACGTCCCGAGCCGACGAGCCCGACGCGCGCATGTACTGGGACGTGAAGGACCTCAAACCCGGGATGAAGGGTATAGGTCGGACCGTGATGGTCGGCACGAAGCTGGAGGAGTTCGGCGCTGAGGTTCTGGGCGTGATGCGCGACGTCAGCCCGGGCCGCGACATGATCCTCTGCCGCCTGACCGGCTGCAACCTGGAGCATGCCGGGATCATCCAGGGGATGAGCGGCAGCCCGATCTACATCGACGGCAAGCTCGTCGGCGCGGTGGCCTTCGCCTGGGAGTTCGCCAAGGACCCCATCGCCGGCGTGACCCCCTTCCAGCAGATGGTGCAGTACGTCCGCGCCAGCGATCGCCGGATGGCGGCGGAGGCCCTCGACAAGGCCGTGCCGGCTCCGATTCATGCGTCGGTCTCGTATCAGATCGAGACCCCGGACGCCGACCCGTCCCGTCTGGAGATGCCGCTGCGGGTCTCCGGCGGTGGGGCGGGGATGATCCCGATCGCCACCCCGCTGGCCGCCTCGGGGTTCAGCCCTCGGGCGCTTTCGATGCTCGATTCGAGCCTGCGACCGCTGGGAATGGCCCCGATGTCCGGCGGCCGCGCGGCCGACGAGGTGGTGAAGTGCGAGGGGGACAAGCCGTTCCAGCCGGGTTCTCCCCTGAGCATCGCGATGGTCATGGGGGACTTCGACCTCTCGGGCATCGGCACGGTGACGCACGTTGAGGGGGACCGGGTCTACGGCTTCGGCCATCCGATGTTCAGCCTGGGCAACTGCGCGTTCCCGATGATGACGGGCTACATCCACACGGTTTACCCTCGCGCCAGCGTGAGCATGAAGATGGGCTCGCCGCTGAAGGTGGTGGGCGTGGTCGACGCCGACGTCAGCACGGGGGTCGCCGGCCGGATCGGCGCCAAGCCCGACATGCTGCCGATGTCCGTGCGGGTGAAGACGGGCAAGTACGCCGACGCTCGCACGTATCGAGTCCAGATGGTTCGCGAGCCGTCGCTCGTCTCCTCGTTCGTCACGGCGGTCCTCACCAGCGCGATCGACACCGAGGGGAACCTGCCCGACGAGTTGACCGCCCACTTCCGGGCCGACGTCAAGATCCAGGGGCGCGAGACGGTCACCCTCCGCGACACCTTCAGCGGCCCTCGCTACACGGGATCGATGGGAGCGTCGGCCCTCTTCGGTCCGCTCGGATCGATCGTGAACATCCTGGTCCGCAACCCGATGGCTCCCGTCCGAATCGAGTCCATCGACTGCGACGTGGAGATCGAGGACGGCCGGAGGGTCGCATCGATCGAGACGGTCCGGCTTCAGTCGAACAACGTCGAGCCTGGCGGCACGCTGCGGGCCTACGTCACCCTCAAGCCCTACAAGGGCGAACGCCAGGTGGTCGAGGCCGCCGTGAAGATCCCCGACGACTTCCCGGAGGGGAATCATGAAGCTCTGGTCTGCGACCTGGTCAACAGCGCCCGGCGACGGTTCAAGAACGACCCGGTGCTGAACGAGCCTCGCGACCTGGACGGCATCCTCGCGTCGCTCAAAATGCAGACCCAGCCCAAGCGGACGGAAGTCTATCTCCACGTCCAGACGCCCGATAAGGGCCTGGCCGTCAACGGCGCCGCGCTTCCCAACCTGCCGGCCAGCGCCCGAGCCGTGTTCAGCTCCAAGCGGCAGGCCCCGGCCCAGGCGATCCGCTCCGACCTGATCCAGGCGGCGGCGACCCCCTGGGTCGTCGAGGGGAGCCAGACGCTCCAGTTCACCGTGGCCAAGGACGCTGGGCTCTCGTTATCGTTGAAGTGA
- a CDS encoding type II toxin-antitoxin system RelE/ParE family toxin: MSRKRKGERRGPEPTSSTPPEPPPPLTPVFTSQFKRDMKVLANRGWDVAKLQAVMRTIVGCQPLERSRVDHPLRGEWKGCRDCHVEGDWVLIYEIINSEAIFHRTGTHFDVFGR; encoded by the coding sequence GTGTCCAGGAAGCGAAAGGGCGAGCGACGCGGCCCCGAACCAACATCCTCGACCCCTCCCGAACCGCCCCCGCCTTTAACGCCGGTCTTCACCAGTCAGTTCAAGCGCGACATGAAGGTGTTGGCGAACCGAGGGTGGGACGTCGCCAAACTTCAAGCCGTCATGAGGACGATCGTCGGGTGCCAGCCCCTCGAACGTTCCCGCGTGGATCACCCGTTGCGCGGCGAGTGGAAAGGATGCCGCGATTGCCACGTCGAAGGCGATTGGGTTCTCATCTACGAAATCATCAACTCGGAAGCGATCTTCCACCGCACCGGGACGCACTTCGACGTGTTTGGACGATAG
- a CDS encoding AbfB domain-containing protein, producing the protein MRIMSLSAFTLAIIGFSGMTCHAQTVSFEARNESGFFIRHQNAVGRISQINSPLDAKDATFRIVQGGLANRGGDSVSFESVNFPGFFLRHKNSKIVLERGDNTAQFAQDATFVKSLGLDGAGVSFEAVNFPGFFIRHKNFVLELNENDGSALFRRDASYVQEAPRAPQ; encoded by the coding sequence ATGCGGATCATGTCACTTTCTGCCTTCACCTTGGCAATCATCGGCTTCTCCGGCATGACCTGCCATGCCCAAACCGTATCCTTCGAGGCAAGAAACGAATCTGGCTTCTTCATCCGTCATCAAAACGCCGTGGGCCGGATCTCGCAAATCAATTCGCCACTTGATGCCAAGGATGCGACGTTCAGGATCGTTCAAGGAGGGCTCGCCAATCGCGGAGGCGACTCCGTTTCGTTTGAATCAGTAAACTTTCCAGGCTTTTTCCTCCGCCACAAGAACTCCAAGATAGTTTTGGAACGAGGAGACAACACTGCCCAATTCGCCCAGGATGCCACCTTCGTGAAATCGCTCGGCCTGGATGGAGCGGGCGTTTCGTTCGAGGCGGTGAACTTCCCGGGCTTCTTTATCCGGCACAAAAACTTCGTACTTGAATTGAATGAAAATGACGGCAGTGCCTTATTCCGACGCGATGCGAGCTACGTGCAAGAGGCACCGCGAGCTCCCCAGTAA
- a CDS encoding DUF1501 domain-containing protein, which yields MLSNSMASGVTRRSVLRAGVLGASGLCLADLLRAQAAGAVAKRGADDPSVILVWLDGGPPQHETYDPKPDATAEVRGPIGSIASAVPGVRVSELLPRHAAILDKVALLRSVHHDNDDHFTAAHWMLTGYSGPNGVNQTPVNPSFASILTRLKGVKRPGIPPYVGLPNTHTVGLPIGYHGAAYLGRTFDPFNADGDPNNPAYHATSLDLPAGVDVSRLDCRHQLLSRFDAARARIDKAAASGDLDRFQEAALGMLSGPEARAAFDLGQEPEVLRARYGRHTWGQSALLARRLVEAGVRFVTLTFGGWDWHSSIEKGMHNVLPVLDAAVATLIEDLSQRGLLESTIVLVMGEFGRSPRLNTGLPQDPIPGRDHNGRCMSVLVAGGGLAAGRTIGSSDPRGGAPADRPVRPQDIIATLYDRLGIDPETSFQDRTGRPIAIGSTGLVIPELAGGLV from the coding sequence ATGTTGAGCAACTCGATGGCGAGCGGCGTGACGCGGCGATCGGTCCTGCGGGCGGGGGTTCTGGGGGCGTCCGGCCTTTGCCTGGCCGACCTCCTGCGAGCCCAGGCGGCTGGGGCCGTCGCGAAACGGGGGGCCGACGACCCTTCGGTCATCCTCGTCTGGCTCGACGGCGGTCCTCCACAACATGAGACGTACGACCCCAAGCCCGACGCCACCGCCGAGGTGCGCGGTCCGATCGGCTCGATCGCCTCGGCTGTTCCGGGCGTGCGAGTCTCGGAGCTGCTCCCCCGCCACGCGGCGATCCTGGACAAGGTCGCCCTGCTCCGCTCGGTCCACCACGACAACGACGACCACTTCACGGCCGCTCACTGGATGTTGACCGGCTACTCCGGTCCCAACGGAGTGAATCAGACGCCGGTGAACCCGTCGTTCGCGTCGATCCTGACGCGGTTGAAGGGGGTCAAGCGGCCGGGGATTCCTCCCTACGTCGGCCTGCCGAACACCCACACCGTGGGGTTGCCGATCGGCTACCACGGCGCGGCATACCTTGGGCGTACCTTCGACCCGTTCAACGCCGATGGCGACCCCAACAACCCGGCCTATCACGCGACCAGCCTGGACCTTCCCGCGGGCGTGGACGTCAGCCGGCTCGACTGCCGACACCAGTTGCTCTCGCGGTTCGACGCCGCCCGCGCCAGGATCGACAAGGCGGCGGCGTCCGGCGACCTCGATCGCTTCCAGGAAGCCGCGCTGGGGATGCTCAGCGGTCCCGAGGCCCGCGCCGCCTTCGACCTGGGCCAGGAGCCCGAAGTCCTGCGGGCGCGTTACGGCCGCCACACCTGGGGCCAGAGTGCGCTACTGGCGCGGAGGCTGGTGGAGGCCGGCGTGCGTTTCGTGACGCTCACGTTCGGCGGCTGGGACTGGCACTCCAGCATTGAGAAGGGGATGCACAACGTCTTGCCGGTGCTCGACGCCGCCGTCGCCACACTCATCGAGGACCTCAGCCAGCGGGGGTTGCTGGAGTCGACGATCGTCCTCGTCATGGGCGAGTTCGGCCGCTCCCCTCGGCTCAACACCGGCCTGCCGCAGGACCCGATCCCGGGCCGCGACCACAACGGCCGCTGCATGAGCGTGCTGGTCGCCGGCGGCGGCCTCGCGGCGGGCCGGACCATCGGCTCGTCCGACCCCCGCGGAGGGGCCCCGGCCGATCGCCCGGTCCGGCCACAGGACATCATCGCGACTCTATACGACCGCCTCGGCATCGATCCGGAAACCTCGTTCCAGGACCGCACAGGACGGCCGATCGCCATCGGCTCGACCGGCCTGGTGATCCCGGAACTGGCCGGCGGACTGGTCTGA